The genomic window ATAAAACAAAGAAGTCATTTTTTCATTATCTCCGAAGATGAGTAAAGCCAGCAAAATACCGTAGATGGGTTCCAGGTTAGTCGTTAGCATAACAGTAAACGGGCTAAGATGTTTCATTACTTTGACTGCCACAATAAAGGCACAGGCAGTACATACGGATGATAGAATCATAATATAAACCCAATCCATACCTGCCGGAACGGGAAAGGAAACATCAGCCTGTACTGTACTAAAAATCATATACAGTGTAACTAGTAAAGCCCCAAAACTTAATTCATAGAATGAAATTACACTGGGTTTAGCCTGAGTTGCAATTTTACCATTTAATAAAGCAAAAAGAGAAGATAGTATGGCTGATGACAGTGCAAAATAAATACCTTCTACCTGTTCGGGTTCTGCTTTAAAAATCAGAAAAACTCCGCAAATAATTAGAACCCCAAAAATCACTTCGTAGCCAATTAATTTTCTTTTGTACAACAAAGGCTCCAAAAGTGAAGTAAAAAAAGCACCGGAAGATAATACCGCCAGAGTAATAGAAATATTAGAAATCTTAATCGCATGAAAAAAAGTGATCCAGTGAAAGGCAATGATGATTCCGCCCAAAGCGGTTAAGCCTTTTAATCGGAGTGGAAGATGAAAGGCATATTTTTTAAAACGTAAATACAAAAATACAAAAAGGGTGGCAATAGACATTCGATACCAGACCAGGGGAATAGCAGTAATTGTAATCAACTCTCCCAAAATTGCAGTAAATCCCCAGATGAAGACAATAAAATGTAATTGTAGCAGACTGGTAATCCTAGCGTTTGGCATTGTACAATAAATAAACAGCTAGAATTCCGAATAAAAAATTAGGAAACCAAACTGCAATTAACGGTGGAAAATCGGATTGATTAGCAATAGTACCCAAAACTTTATCCAGAAATACAAAAGCAAATGCTAAAGAAATACCTATAGCTAGGTTAATCCCCATCCCTCCCCTTCTTTTCATTGAAGATACAGCCACACCAATGATAGTTAATATAAATACGGAAATTGGGATACTCCACCTTTTATAAGCAACTACCTGATAACGATTAATATCAGAAGAGCCTCTTTGTCTCTCCTTAGTTATAAAAGCTTTAAGGTCGTTATAATTCAAAGTTTCTGCCACATAAGTAACTGGAGTGAATTCGTCGATATTAAAAGGTAGCACAGTGTCTTTTGTTTTGGCTTTTTCGATAATATCTTCATTTTCAAGAACAGTTCTTTTCACATAATCCTGAAGTTCATAAATACTATCTTTAAAAATAATTTTTTTGGCAGAAATCTTAGTTTTTA from Aquimarina sp. ERC-38 includes these protein-coding regions:
- a CDS encoding DMT family transporter, which codes for MPNARITSLLQLHFIVFIWGFTAILGELITITAIPLVWYRMSIATLFVFLYLRFKKYAFHLPLRLKGLTALGGIIIAFHWITFFHAIKISNISITLAVLSSGAFFTSLLEPLLYKRKLIGYEVIFGVLIICGVFLIFKAEPEQVEGIYFALSSAILSSLFALLNGKIATQAKPSVISFYELSFGALLVTLYMIFSTVQADVSFPVPAGMDWVYIMILSSVCTACAFIVAVKVMKHLSPFTVMLTTNLEPIYGILLALLIFGDNEKMTSLFYYGALLIIGTVILNGLLKLRKKTNVGSNAL